One genomic segment of Paraburkholderia caffeinilytica includes these proteins:
- the bioD gene encoding dethiobiotin synthase: protein MSSSSQGALSLFVTGTDTEIGKTLVSAALLRGFVREGLRAAAMKPIAAGAFEMNGVLHNEDADQLDAASNVLLPPEIRTPYLLKEPAAPHIAAALENVAFDIDHIVDCHAQALTRADIVVVEGVGGFRVPLTATQDTADLAVALKLPVVLVVGMRLGCISHALLTAEAIAARGLTLAGWVANRVDPDMTFPDENIASIREHLAHEHDAPLLGIVPHLSPASPELAADQLDINRLLQTLRHAQR, encoded by the coding sequence ATGAGCAGCTCGAGTCAAGGCGCGTTGTCCCTGTTCGTCACCGGCACCGATACGGAAATCGGCAAGACCCTCGTGTCCGCAGCACTCTTGCGCGGTTTCGTCCGCGAAGGTCTGCGAGCCGCCGCGATGAAACCGATCGCCGCGGGCGCGTTTGAAATGAACGGCGTGCTGCATAACGAAGACGCCGATCAACTTGACGCCGCTTCGAATGTCCTGTTGCCGCCTGAGATTCGCACGCCGTATCTGTTGAAGGAACCGGCCGCGCCGCACATTGCCGCCGCGCTGGAAAACGTCGCGTTCGATATCGACCACATCGTCGATTGCCACGCACAGGCTTTGACGCGCGCGGACATCGTCGTCGTGGAAGGCGTCGGCGGTTTTCGCGTGCCGCTGACGGCAACGCAGGACACCGCCGACCTCGCCGTCGCGCTGAAGCTGCCCGTCGTGCTGGTAGTCGGCATGCGCCTCGGCTGCATCAGCCACGCGCTGCTCACCGCCGAAGCGATCGCCGCGCGTGGGCTGACGCTCGCCGGCTGGGTGGCGAATCGCGTCGATCCGGACATGACGTTCCCCGACGAAAACATCGCGTCGATTCGCGAGCATCTCGCGCATGAACACGACGCCCCCTTGCTCGGCATCGTGCCGCATTTGAGCCCGGCTTCACCCGAGCTCGCGGCGGATCAACTCGACATCAACCGGCTCCTGCAGACGCTGCGCCACGCGCAGCGCTGA
- the bioF gene encoding 8-amino-7-oxononanoate synthase: protein MHLLDTLTEGLKEIDERGLRRRRRIADTPCAAHMTVDGRAIIGFASNDYLGLAAHPQLIAAIAEGAQRYGAGSGGSHLLGGHSRAHAQLEDDLAEFVGGFVDNARALYFSTGYMANLATLTALAGRGTTLFSDGLNHASLIDGARLSRADVQIYPHCDMEALGAMLDASDAEVKVIVSDTVFSMDGDVAPLARLLELAEQHGAWLIVDDAHGFGVLGPQGRGAVAEAALRSPNLISIGTLGKAAGVSGAFVVAHETVIEWLVQRARPYIFTTASVPAAAHAVSASLRIIGGEEGDARRAHLQKLIERTRAMLKATPWLPVDSHTAVQPLIIGANDATLDIAATLDRAGLWVPAIRPPTVPAGTSRLRISLSAAHSQADLDRLEAGLQQLGAKAA from the coding sequence ATGCATCTGCTCGACACACTCACCGAAGGTCTCAAGGAAATCGACGAACGCGGTCTGCGCCGCCGCCGCCGCATCGCTGACACGCCGTGCGCCGCGCACATGACAGTCGACGGCCGTGCGATCATCGGCTTCGCCAGCAACGACTATCTGGGCCTCGCCGCGCATCCGCAATTGATCGCCGCCATTGCCGAAGGTGCGCAGCGCTATGGCGCCGGCAGCGGCGGCTCGCATCTGCTCGGCGGCCACTCGCGCGCGCACGCGCAACTCGAGGACGATCTGGCCGAATTCGTCGGCGGCTTCGTCGACAATGCCCGCGCGCTCTACTTCAGCACCGGCTACATGGCGAATCTCGCGACGCTCACCGCGCTCGCGGGACGCGGCACGACGCTCTTCTCCGACGGGTTGAATCACGCATCGCTGATCGACGGCGCGCGTTTGTCTCGCGCCGACGTGCAGATCTATCCGCACTGCGATATGGAAGCCTTAGGCGCCATGCTCGATGCCTCGGACGCCGAAGTCAAAGTGATCGTCTCCGATACGGTATTCAGCATGGACGGCGATGTCGCGCCATTGGCGCGCTTGCTCGAACTCGCGGAACAGCACGGCGCGTGGCTGATCGTCGACGACGCGCACGGTTTCGGCGTGCTCGGTCCGCAAGGCCGTGGCGCGGTCGCCGAAGCCGCGTTGCGCTCGCCGAATCTGATTTCGATCGGCACGCTCGGCAAGGCTGCGGGCGTGTCGGGCGCATTCGTCGTCGCGCACGAAACCGTGATCGAATGGCTCGTGCAGCGCGCGCGTCCGTACATCTTCACGACCGCATCGGTGCCCGCCGCGGCACATGCGGTGTCGGCGAGCCTGCGCATCATCGGCGGCGAAGAAGGCGATGCGCGCCGTGCGCACCTCCAGAAACTGATCGAACGCACGCGCGCGATGCTGAAAGCGACGCCATGGCTGCCGGTCGATTCGCACACTGCCGTGCAGCCGCTGATCATCGGCGCGAACGATGCCACGCTCGACATCGCGGCCACGCTCGATCGTGCGGGTCTGTGGGTCCCGGCGATCCGTCCGCCGACCGTGCCGGCGGGTACGTCGCGGCTGCGCATTTCGCTTTCCGCCGCGCATTCGCAAGCGGATCTGGACCGGCTCGAAGCGGGCTTGCAACAACTCGGGGCGAAAGCGGCATGA
- the bioA gene encoding adenosylmethionine--8-amino-7-oxononanoate transaminase gives MEKSASPEDWITRSLRAVWHPCTQMKHHERLPLIPVARGQGAWLYDRANNRYLDAISSWWVNLFGHANPRINAALKDQLDTLEHAMLAGCTHEPAIELSERLGALTNNTLGHAFFASDGASAVEIALKMSFHSWRNRGFADKQEFVCIANSYHGETIGALGVTDVALFKDAYDPLIRNAHVVASPDARLAQAGETAADVARRALDQVRSLFEARATKISALIVEPLVQCAAGMAMHDASYIAGLRALCDQYGVHLIADEIAVGCGRTGTFFACEQTGIWPDFLCLSKGISGGYLPLSIVLSRDEIFNAFYHDDTARGFLHSHSYTGNPLACRAALATLDLFASDNVLAVNARKSARLKEALAPLAEHEQVRNLRQCGTIFAFDAVIDNAQQAKTFSRRFFENALRRELLLRPISTTVYLMPPYILDDEEIALLASRTRETFDATLAETR, from the coding sequence TTGGAAAAGTCAGCATCCCCTGAAGACTGGATCACCCGCAGCCTGCGTGCCGTCTGGCACCCCTGCACCCAGATGAAACACCACGAGCGCCTGCCGCTCATCCCGGTCGCACGAGGCCAAGGCGCGTGGCTCTACGACCGCGCGAACAACCGCTATCTGGACGCGATCAGCTCCTGGTGGGTCAACCTGTTCGGCCACGCCAACCCGCGCATCAACGCGGCATTGAAAGACCAGCTCGATACGCTCGAACACGCCATGCTCGCCGGCTGCACGCACGAGCCAGCCATCGAACTCTCGGAGCGCCTCGGCGCGCTCACCAACAACACGCTCGGTCACGCGTTCTTCGCGTCCGATGGTGCATCGGCCGTTGAAATCGCGCTGAAGATGAGCTTCCACTCGTGGCGCAATCGCGGCTTCGCGGACAAGCAGGAATTCGTCTGCATCGCCAACAGCTATCACGGCGAAACCATCGGCGCGCTCGGCGTCACCGATGTCGCGCTCTTCAAGGACGCCTACGATCCGTTGATCCGCAACGCGCATGTCGTCGCCTCGCCCGATGCGCGCCTCGCACAAGCGGGCGAAACCGCCGCCGACGTCGCGCGCCGCGCGCTCGATCAGGTTCGCTCGTTGTTCGAAGCACGCGCCACGAAAATCTCGGCACTGATCGTCGAGCCGCTCGTGCAATGCGCGGCCGGCATGGCCATGCACGACGCGTCGTATATCGCCGGGTTGCGCGCGCTCTGCGACCAGTACGGCGTGCACCTGATCGCCGATGAAATCGCCGTCGGCTGCGGTCGCACGGGTACATTCTTCGCGTGCGAACAGACCGGCATCTGGCCGGACTTCTTATGTCTGTCGAAAGGAATCAGCGGTGGGTATCTGCCGCTCTCGATCGTCTTGTCGCGCGATGAAATTTTCAACGCCTTCTATCACGACGATACCGCGCGTGGTTTCCTGCACTCGCACTCGTACACCGGCAATCCGCTCGCGTGCCGCGCGGCGCTCGCCACGCTCGATCTGTTCGCGAGCGACAACGTGCTCGCCGTCAACGCACGGAAATCCGCCAGACTGAAAGAAGCGCTGGCGCCGCTCGCCGAACATGAGCAAGTGCGCAATCTGCGTCAGTGCGGCACCATCTTCGCGTTCGATGCCGTCATCGACAACGCTCAGCAAGCCAAAACATTCTCACGCCGCTTCTTCGAAAACGCGTTGCGGCGCGAACTGCTGCTGCGGCCTATTTCGACCACGGTGTATCTGATGCCCCCCTACATCCTCGACGACGAAGAAATCGCGCTGCTTGCCTCGCGCACACGCGAAACTTTCGACGCCACGCTCGCGGAGACCCGCTAA
- a CDS encoding dienelactone hydrolase family protein — MVFSKVLTKCAVTCATAMCAVALAHAEPLADTQAGPLTRAHVPRIALDDDVYLPTAGLNEQIIRVPVNAAGTVTLETTIYKPDGAGPFPMIVFNHGKIPGDPRTQERSDPLPFAREFVRRGYVVVAPNRQGFGHSDGTYQQNGCDVERNGVGQAGDVAATIDFMSKQPYVDATHIAVAGTSHGGLATMAYGTEAAPGVRALINFSGGLRQDACADWQGNLTRAFGAYGEKTKVPSLWLYGDNDSVWTAPLVAGMYAAYAAHGASAKMVDFGNYKNDAHRLVGDRDGVHVWWPAVEAFLARAGMPTGVQYRVDDPSAPKASGFAAVDAVDSVPFVDEAGRNGYRNFLHQYPSRAFAVSDTGAWSWAEGGDNPMSVAIANCQKQSSAPCRLYAVDNAVVWGAQSSQTADSDSSSAGRRAIASRN, encoded by the coding sequence ATGGTGTTCAGCAAGGTTCTGACGAAGTGTGCGGTGACGTGTGCAACGGCGATGTGCGCTGTCGCACTCGCGCATGCCGAGCCGCTCGCCGACACCCAGGCTGGACCGCTCACCCGCGCGCACGTGCCGCGCATCGCACTCGACGACGACGTCTACCTGCCCACCGCCGGCCTCAACGAACAGATCATCCGCGTGCCGGTAAACGCTGCCGGCACCGTCACGCTCGAAACCACGATCTACAAACCGGACGGCGCAGGCCCGTTTCCGATGATCGTTTTCAATCACGGCAAGATTCCAGGCGACCCACGCACGCAGGAACGCAGCGACCCGCTGCCGTTCGCACGCGAATTCGTGCGCCGCGGCTACGTGGTGGTGGCGCCGAACCGCCAGGGCTTCGGCCATTCGGACGGCACGTATCAACAGAACGGTTGCGACGTCGAACGTAATGGTGTCGGCCAGGCAGGCGACGTCGCCGCCACGATCGATTTCATGTCGAAGCAGCCCTACGTGGATGCGACGCATATCGCCGTGGCCGGCACCTCGCACGGCGGTCTCGCGACGATGGCCTACGGCACCGAGGCTGCGCCTGGTGTGCGAGCCTTGATCAATTTCTCGGGCGGGTTGCGGCAGGACGCGTGCGCCGACTGGCAGGGCAACCTGACGCGCGCATTTGGCGCGTATGGCGAGAAGACGAAGGTGCCGTCGCTGTGGTTGTATGGCGATAACGATTCGGTGTGGACGGCACCGCTGGTGGCCGGCATGTATGCCGCGTATGCCGCGCACGGCGCGAGCGCGAAGATGGTGGATTTCGGCAACTACAAGAACGACGCGCATCGCCTTGTGGGCGACCGCGATGGCGTGCATGTGTGGTGGCCTGCTGTCGAGGCGTTTCTGGCTCGGGCGGGGATGCCTACAGGCGTGCAATATCGGGTCGATGACCCTTCGGCACCGAAAGCGAGCGGCTTTGCTGCTGTCGATGCGGTCGACTCCGTTCCGTTTGTCGATGAAGCCGGACGTAACGGGTATCGCAATTTCTTGCATCAGTACCCTAGCCGGGCTTTTGCAGTGTCGGATACGGGGGCCTGGTCGTGGGCGGAAGGTGGCGATAATCCGATGTCGGTTGCCATTGCCAATTGCCAGAAGCAGAGTTCGGCGCCGTGCCGGTTGTATGCGGTGGATAACGCCGTTGTGTGGGGTGCGCAGTCTTCGCAGACGGCGGATTCTGATTCTTCTTCGGCGGGACGGCGGGCTATTGCTAGCCGGAATTAA
- a CDS encoding YchJ family protein, producing the protein MNKPLLSTQRPSDCPCGGAAPDQRSGAKPPRFAQCCGRYIDGGEIAPRALELMRSRYSAYVVGATDYLRATWAPHTCPADLDADPAAPDAPRWLGLQIKAFAETGADHATVEFVARYKVGGRAHRLHELSRFVRGEDGRWRYVDGDVDD; encoded by the coding sequence ATGAATAAGCCATTGTTGTCGACGCAACGACCATCCGACTGCCCCTGCGGCGGCGCTGCGCCCGATCAGCGCAGCGGTGCCAAACCGCCGCGCTTCGCGCAATGCTGTGGCCGCTATATCGATGGCGGCGAAATCGCGCCGCGCGCGCTCGAACTGATGCGCTCGCGTTACAGCGCGTATGTTGTGGGCGCAACGGATTATTTGCGCGCGACCTGGGCGCCGCACACCTGCCCCGCGGATCTCGACGCCGACCCTGCCGCCCCCGATGCGCCGCGTTGGCTCGGACTGCAGATCAAGGCTTTCGCGGAAACCGGCGCCGACCATGCGACCGTCGAATTCGTTGCACGATACAAGGTAGGCGGCCGCGCCCACCGGCTGCACGAACTGAGCCGCTTCGTACGCGGCGAAGACGGACGCTGGCGCTATGTCGACGGTGACGTGGACGACTAA
- a CDS encoding acyl-CoA dehydrogenase family protein: MVLDQDHLMVRDAVRTFVREAVTPYAAQWDRERTFPTDVHRQLAELGAYGVLVPEAYGGAGMDALALALILEEIAAGDGGTSTAISVNNCPVCSILLTYGNDAQKRDWLTPLARGEMLGAFCLTEPQAGSDASALRTTATRDGDSYVLNGVKQFITSGKNGNVAIVMAVTDKAAGKRGISAFIVPTDTKGYVVARVEEKLGQHSSDTAQIIFEDCRVPAANLIGAEGEGYRIALSGLEGGRIGIAAQSVGMARAAFEAALGYARERESFGQPLFSHQAVQFRLADMATQLEAARQLIWHAASLKDAGQPCLTEAAMAKLFASEAAERICSAALQIHGGYGYLSDFPVERIYRDVRVCQIYEGTSDIQKILIARGLG; encoded by the coding sequence ATGGTGCTTGATCAGGACCATCTGATGGTCCGCGACGCGGTGCGCACGTTCGTCCGCGAAGCCGTTACGCCGTATGCGGCGCAATGGGACCGCGAACGCACCTTTCCGACGGACGTGCATCGCCAGCTCGCCGAACTCGGCGCGTACGGCGTGCTGGTGCCCGAAGCATACGGCGGCGCCGGCATGGACGCGCTGGCGCTCGCGCTAATCCTTGAAGAAATCGCTGCGGGCGACGGTGGCACCTCGACCGCGATCTCCGTCAACAACTGCCCGGTGTGCAGCATTCTGCTGACCTATGGCAACGACGCGCAGAAACGCGACTGGCTCACGCCGCTCGCGCGCGGCGAGATGCTCGGGGCGTTTTGTCTGACCGAACCGCAAGCGGGCTCGGACGCATCCGCGCTGCGCACCACGGCGACACGCGACGGCGACAGTTACGTGTTGAACGGTGTCAAACAGTTCATCACAAGTGGCAAGAACGGCAACGTCGCAATCGTGATGGCTGTGACCGACAAGGCGGCGGGCAAGCGCGGCATCAGCGCGTTCATCGTGCCGACCGATACGAAGGGGTACGTCGTCGCGCGAGTCGAAGAAAAGCTCGGTCAGCATTCGTCGGACACCGCGCAGATTATTTTCGAAGATTGCCGCGTGCCGGCCGCGAATCTGATCGGCGCCGAAGGCGAAGGCTACCGGATTGCGCTATCGGGACTCGAAGGCGGGCGCATCGGGATTGCCGCGCAAAGCGTCGGCATGGCGCGCGCCGCGTTCGAGGCGGCACTGGGTTACGCCAGGGAGCGCGAGAGCTTCGGCCAGCCGCTGTTTTCGCACCAGGCCGTGCAATTCCGCCTCGCCGATATGGCGACCCAACTCGAAGCCGCGCGCCAGTTGATCTGGCACGCGGCTTCGCTGAAAGATGCCGGGCAGCCTTGCCTGACCGAAGCCGCGATGGCCAAGCTGTTCGCCTCCGAAGCCGCCGAGCGCATCTGCTCGGCCGCCTTGCAAATTCATGGCGGCTACGGCTATCTGAGCGACTTCCCCGTCGAACGCATCTACCGCGATGTGCGCGTGTGTCAGATCTACGAAGGCACCAGCGACATCCAGAAAATCCTGATCGCGCGCGGTCTTGGCTGA
- a CDS encoding SDR family oxidoreductase: MKTVLIVGASRGIGQEFVRQYRKSGWRVLATARDGAALDALKALGAETFSLDVTAPEEIAALGWKLDGERLDAAVLVSGVYGPRTEDIETITAEDFDQVMHTNVRGPMQLMPILLPLVEEAGGVFAVISSKMGSIGDASGTTGWLYRASKAALNDALKIASLNATRATCVSLHPGWVRTDMGGAQAAIDPARSVSGMREVLAQAAAAREAFNGRFYQYDGTALDW, translated from the coding sequence ATGAAGACAGTGTTGATCGTCGGTGCATCGCGCGGCATCGGCCAGGAGTTTGTGCGGCAGTACAGGAAAAGCGGCTGGCGCGTGCTCGCCACTGCACGCGACGGCGCCGCGCTCGACGCGCTGAAAGCGCTCGGCGCGGAGACCTTTTCGCTCGACGTCACCGCACCCGAAGAAATCGCCGCGCTCGGCTGGAAGCTCGACGGCGAACGGCTCGACGCGGCGGTGCTGGTGTCCGGCGTGTACGGCCCACGCACCGAGGACATCGAGACGATTACCGCGGAAGACTTCGACCAGGTCATGCATACCAACGTGCGCGGGCCGATGCAGTTGATGCCGATCCTGCTGCCGCTCGTCGAAGAAGCCGGCGGCGTGTTCGCGGTGATTTCGAGCAAGATGGGCAGTATCGGCGACGCCAGCGGCACGACCGGCTGGCTGTATCGGGCGAGTAAGGCCGCGCTGAACGACGCGCTGAAGATTGCCTCGCTGAACGCCACGCGAGCAACCTGTGTTTCGCTGCATCCGGGCTGGGTGCGCACCGACATGGGTGGCGCGCAAGCGGCGATCGATCCGGCGCGCAGCGTCTCCGGCATGCGTGAAGTGCTTGCGCAGGCCGCGGCCGCACGTGAAGCGTTCAACGGCCGCTTCTACCAATACGACGGCACGGCGCTCGACTGGTGA
- a CDS encoding acetyl-CoA C-acetyltransferase, translating to MSETNMSETKSDPIVIVGVARTPMAAFQGDFATLTAPQLGSVAIEAAVQRAGLKPEQIDEVVMGCVLPAGLGQAPARQAALGAGLPLSTGSTTVNKMCGSGMRAAMFAHDMLAAGSVDVIVAGGMESMTNAPYLLPKARNGMRMGHGQVIDHMFYDGLEDAYEKGRLMGTFAEECAASFDFTREAQDAFAVESLNRAKRANEDGSFTWEIAPVKVESRKGDVTIEHDEQPFKANLDKIPTLKPAFSKTGTVTAANSSSISDGAAALVMMRESTAKRLGVEPLARVVGHSTFAQEPAKFTTAPVGAIRKLFEKNGWRADDVDLYEVNEAFAVVTMAAMKEHHLAHDKVNVNGGACALGHPIGASGARILVTLIGALKKRGLKRGVATLCIGGGEATAMGIELV from the coding sequence ATGAGTGAGACAAACATGAGCGAGACAAAGTCTGATCCGATCGTGATCGTCGGTGTGGCCCGCACGCCGATGGCGGCATTTCAGGGCGATTTCGCAACGCTAACCGCGCCGCAACTCGGTTCGGTTGCGATCGAAGCCGCCGTGCAACGCGCCGGGTTGAAGCCCGAGCAGATCGACGAAGTGGTGATGGGTTGCGTGCTGCCCGCCGGCCTCGGCCAGGCGCCCGCGCGGCAGGCTGCGCTCGGCGCCGGCTTGCCTTTGAGCACCGGCAGCACTACCGTCAACAAGATGTGCGGCTCCGGCATGCGCGCGGCAATGTTCGCGCACGACATGCTGGCCGCGGGCTCGGTCGACGTGATCGTCGCGGGCGGCATGGAGAGCATGACGAACGCACCGTATCTGTTGCCGAAGGCGCGTAACGGCATGCGCATGGGCCACGGCCAGGTGATCGACCACATGTTCTACGACGGTCTCGAAGACGCCTACGAAAAAGGCCGCTTGATGGGCACCTTCGCCGAGGAATGCGCTGCGTCGTTCGACTTCACGCGCGAAGCGCAGGACGCGTTCGCCGTCGAGTCGCTGAATCGTGCGAAGCGTGCGAATGAAGACGGCTCGTTCACATGGGAAATCGCACCGGTGAAGGTGGAAAGCCGCAAGGGCGACGTGACCATCGAACACGACGAGCAGCCGTTCAAAGCGAACCTCGACAAGATTCCGACGCTCAAGCCCGCGTTCAGCAAAACCGGCACGGTGACGGCGGCGAACTCGTCGTCGATTTCCGATGGCGCCGCCGCGCTCGTGATGATGCGTGAATCGACCGCGAAGCGTCTCGGCGTCGAGCCGCTTGCACGCGTGGTCGGTCACTCCACCTTCGCGCAGGAACCGGCGAAGTTCACCACCGCGCCGGTCGGCGCGATTCGCAAGCTGTTCGAGAAGAACGGCTGGCGCGCCGACGACGTGGATCTGTACGAGGTCAACGAGGCCTTCGCGGTGGTCACGATGGCCGCGATGAAGGAGCATCATCTGGCGCACGACAAGGTCAATGTGAACGGCGGCGCCTGTGCTCTCGGCCATCCGATCGGCGCATCGGGCGCGCGGATTCTCGTCACGCTGATCGGCGCGTTGAAAAAGCGCGGCCTGAAGCGCGGCGTCGCGACGCTGTGCATCGGCGGCGGCGAAGCGACCGCGATGGGTATTGAACTGGTTTGA
- the can gene encoding carbonate dehydratase has protein sequence MNTNASPPANPLAHLFDNNDAWVARKLSEDPEYFSRLAHQQTPEYLWIGCSDSRVPANQIIGLPPGEVFVHRNIANVVVHTDLNCLSVIQFAVDLLKVKHIMVVGHYGCSGVGAALHGRRVGLADNWLHHVQDVRTKHAALIEEWPLGEARHRRLVELNAIEQVMNVCRTTIINDAWARGQELTVHGWVYGVHDGKVRDLGMTINDPAALDATYRRCIAAVSAGGAYQEDNDAAAAEAAQLGDVPAIVEGVVKQLKHE, from the coding sequence ATGAACACGAACGCTTCTCCCCCTGCCAATCCACTTGCCCATCTGTTCGACAACAACGACGCGTGGGTGGCCCGCAAGCTATCCGAAGACCCGGAGTATTTCTCGCGCCTCGCGCACCAGCAGACACCCGAATATCTGTGGATCGGCTGTTCCGATTCGCGCGTGCCGGCCAATCAGATCATCGGGCTGCCGCCAGGCGAAGTGTTCGTGCACAGAAATATCGCCAACGTGGTGGTGCATACGGATCTGAACTGCCTGTCGGTGATCCAGTTCGCCGTCGATCTGCTGAAGGTCAAGCACATCATGGTGGTGGGTCACTATGGCTGCTCGGGCGTCGGCGCGGCGCTGCACGGCCGGCGCGTGGGTCTGGCGGATAACTGGCTGCATCACGTGCAGGACGTGCGCACCAAGCATGCTGCGCTGATCGAAGAATGGCCGCTCGGCGAGGCGCGCCATCGGCGGCTGGTCGAACTGAATGCGATCGAACAGGTCATGAACGTATGCCGGACCACCATCATCAATGACGCGTGGGCACGTGGCCAGGAACTCACGGTGCACGGCTGGGTGTATGGCGTTCATGACGGCAAGGTGCGCGACCTCGGCATGACAATCAACGACCCCGCGGCACTGGATGCAACCTACAGGCGCTGCATCGCGGCTGTGTCGGCCGGCGGTGCGTACCAGGAGGACAACGATGCGGCGGCCGCCGAAGCGGCCCAGCTCGGCGACGTGCCGGCCATCGTCGAAGGTGTCGTCAAGCAACTTAAACATGAATGA
- the aceK gene encoding bifunctional isocitrate dehydrogenase kinase/phosphatase, with product MNHFPKLLSSQIGFDVAQTMLEGFDRHYRIFRDAAIHAKTLFEAADWHGLQTLARERITSYDDRVEECVELLEDEYDAENIDDEVWQQIKLHYIGLLTTHRQPECAETFFNSVCCKILHRSYFNNDFIFVRPAISTEYIENDEPAAKPTYRAYYPGKDGLAATLERIVTNFQLEPPFEDLKRDVECVMQAIHDAFGAFDEAPNFQIHVLSSLFYRNKSAYIVGRIINGDLLLPFAVPLRHVTPGVLALDTVLLKRDQLLIIFSFSHSYFLVDMEVPSAYVEFLGTIMQGKPKAEIYTSVGLQKQGKNLFYRDLLHHLKHSSDQFIIAPGIKGLVMLVFTLPSFPYVFKLIKDHFPPPKETTREQIKGKYQLVKRHDRLGRMADTLEYSSVALPISRLDEALLRELEKEVPSLIEYDGDNLVIRHMYIERRMVPLNLFLQNGSDDDVEHGIKEYGNAIKELMQANIFPGDMLYKNFGVTRHGRVVFYDYDEIEYLTECNVRAVPAPRNEEDEMSGEPWYSVGPHDIFPETYGTFLLGDPRVRRSFMQHHADFFDPALWQRHKDHLLKGELPDFFPYDSSVRFCIRYPERFAEAASGPAENPADERAVRVA from the coding sequence ATGAATCACTTCCCCAAACTGTTGTCGTCGCAGATCGGCTTTGACGTCGCCCAAACGATGCTCGAAGGATTCGATCGGCACTACCGGATCTTCCGCGACGCCGCGATCCATGCCAAAACGCTCTTCGAAGCTGCCGATTGGCACGGCCTGCAAACGCTGGCGCGAGAGCGCATCACCTCCTATGACGATCGCGTCGAGGAATGCGTCGAGCTGCTCGAAGACGAATACGACGCCGAGAATATCGACGACGAAGTGTGGCAGCAGATCAAGCTCCATTACATCGGCCTCCTGACCACACACCGCCAGCCCGAGTGCGCGGAGACGTTCTTCAATTCGGTGTGCTGCAAGATCCTGCACCGTTCGTATTTCAACAACGACTTCATTTTCGTGCGCCCGGCGATCTCGACCGAATACATCGAGAACGACGAACCGGCGGCGAAACCGACTTATCGTGCGTACTACCCCGGCAAGGACGGTCTTGCCGCGACGCTCGAGCGCATCGTCACGAACTTCCAGCTGGAGCCGCCGTTTGAGGATCTGAAGCGCGACGTCGAATGCGTCATGCAGGCGATCCACGATGCGTTCGGCGCGTTCGACGAAGCGCCCAACTTCCAGATCCACGTGCTTTCTTCGCTGTTCTATCGGAACAAGTCGGCGTATATCGTTGGACGGATCATCAACGGCGATTTGCTGCTGCCGTTCGCCGTGCCGCTGCGCCACGTGACACCCGGCGTGCTCGCGCTCGATACGGTGCTGCTCAAGCGCGACCAGTTGCTGATCATCTTCAGCTTCTCGCATTCGTACTTCCTCGTGGACATGGAAGTGCCCTCCGCTTACGTCGAGTTTCTCGGCACGATCATGCAGGGCAAACCGAAGGCGGAAATCTATACGTCGGTAGGCTTGCAGAAGCAGGGCAAGAATCTGTTCTATCGCGATCTGCTGCACCATCTGAAGCATTCGAGCGATCAGTTCATCATCGCGCCCGGCATCAAGGGGCTCGTGATGCTGGTGTTCACGCTGCCGTCGTTTCCATACGTATTCAAGCTGATTAAAGACCACTTTCCGCCGCCTAAGGAAACCACGCGCGAGCAGATCAAGGGGAAGTATCAGCTCGTCAAACGGCATGACCGCTTGGGCCGCATGGCCGACACGCTCGAATATTCGAGCGTCGCGCTGCCCATTTCGCGGCTCGACGAAGCGCTGCTGCGCGAACTCGAAAAGGAAGTGCCGTCGTTGATCGAATACGACGGCGACAACCTGGTGATTCGCCACATGTATATCGAGCGCCGGATGGTGCCGCTCAACCTGTTCCTGCAAAACGGCAGCGACGACGACGTCGAGCACGGCATCAAGGAATACGGCAACGCGATCAAGGAATTGATGCAGGCGAACATCTTCCCCGGCGACATGCTGTACAAGAACTTTGGCGTGACGCGTCATGGCCGCGTCGTGTTCTACGACTACGATGAAATCGAATACCTGACGGAATGCAACGTGCGCGCGGTGCCGGCGCCACGTAACGAGGAAGACGAAATGTCGGGCGAGCCGTGGTATTCGGTCGGCCCGCACGATATTTTCCCGGAGACCTACGGCACGTTTCTGCTCGGCGATCCACGCGTGCGCCGGTCCTTCATGCAGCATCACGCGGACTTTTTCGATCCGGCGCTGTGGCAACGGCACAAGGATCATCTATTGAAAGGCGAACTGCCCGACTTTTTCCCGTACGACAGCAGCGTGCGCTTCTGCATCCGCTATCCGGAACGATTCGCCGAGGCGGCGTCCGGACCCGCGGAGAACCCGGCAGACGAACGCGCCGTGCGCGTGGCTTGA